A genomic region of Streptomyces rimosus contains the following coding sequences:
- a CDS encoding ABC transporter permease: MSTPRAAGLGLLGLACLFAVAEAVPRLGLIDPRHLPPATAIVRRLVTELGDAALWTALGETLRSWAIGLALACCLAVALGVLIDAVPGLRAATASTIEFLRPIPSVALIPLATLLFGAETGSTLLLVVYASFWQVLIQVLYGVADVDPVARETARSYRLGRWAHLRHLVWPTALPYVMTGVRLAAAVAFILAVTAELVIGSPGLGLRIQLAQSGGAVTEVYALIVLAGLVGVAVNAVVRAVERRVLAWHPSVRGEVAR; the protein is encoded by the coding sequence ATGAGCACGCCGCGCGCCGCCGGGCTCGGGCTGCTGGGCCTGGCGTGCCTCTTCGCCGTCGCCGAGGCGGTGCCCCGGCTCGGCCTGATCGACCCGCGCCACCTGCCGCCGGCCACCGCCATCGTGCGCCGCCTGGTCACCGAACTGGGCGACGCGGCCCTGTGGACGGCGCTCGGCGAGACCCTGCGGTCCTGGGCCATCGGGCTCGCCCTCGCCTGCTGCCTGGCCGTCGCCCTCGGCGTGCTCATCGACGCCGTACCCGGGCTGCGCGCGGCCACCGCCTCCACCATCGAGTTCCTGCGCCCCATCCCGTCCGTGGCGCTGATCCCGCTGGCCACCCTGCTCTTCGGCGCCGAGACCGGCTCCACCCTGCTCCTGGTGGTCTACGCCTCCTTCTGGCAGGTGCTCATCCAGGTGCTGTACGGCGTGGCCGACGTGGACCCGGTCGCCCGGGAGACCGCCCGCAGCTACCGCCTGGGCCGCTGGGCCCACCTGCGCCACCTGGTGTGGCCGACGGCCCTGCCGTACGTGATGACGGGCGTACGGCTGGCCGCGGCGGTGGCGTTCATCCTCGCCGTCACCGCCGAACTGGTCATCGGCAGTCCCGGGCTCGGGCTGCGCATCCAGCTCGCCCAGTCCGGCGGCGCGGTCACCGAGGTGTACGCGCTGATCGTGCTGGCCGGGCTGGTCGGGGTCGCCGTGAACGCGGTGGTGCGCGCGGTGGAGCGCCGGGTGCTGGCCTGGCACCCGTCCGTACGGGGCGAGG